DNA sequence from the Rhizoctonia solani chromosome 14, complete sequence genome:
ATCAATAACACAATATCACCGTGGAATACGTGAGTCCCCACCAATTCTCACAACCCGCCGCTAATTAACTCCCGACAGATGCCCAAATGCCAACATTCCGGCCAAAGCTTTCAGAGGACTGAACTTTGTTCAACAATGGGGCGACGTTTACCTGAAAGACGCCGTTGCGAGGTTCAAGGAAATGGCGCCCGAAGTTGACTGGACTACCGAAGACGTCTACTCGGCCCAAAAAGTGAGTTCCATACAAACACTTCGCATCCCTGTTCTCATGCACGCGATAGATGTGTGCATATGAAACAGTTGCTCTCGGGTACTCTGCTTTCTGCGAGCTGTTCACCAAGGAAGAGTGGGACGGGTTCGATTATTCGTACGTGATGAACTTTTGATCTCAATGTGTCGCCTTATTTAGAGAGGTTTCCCAGTCATGACCTAGGATTCTGGTATGCATACGGTTAACAAACACAAATACCTGGTCTCTTAACGTAATTGCTTCAGGTACAACGATGCGTACGGGTCACCAATAGGTCAAGCGCTCGGGCTGGGCTGGGTTTCAGAATTGGTTGCGCGCCTTACGCATACACCCATAGAAGTCCACAACACCACTACAAATGCTACTATGCATGATAACATTCGCTTCCCGCTGAACCAATCAATTTATGTGGACTCGACTCATGAAGTACGTAGTTGTATACGTTATGTAAttaggctatactaacatCTGGAACTTTCAGACTGTATTCATGCAAAGTAAGATTCACCTCTTTGGCATGTTATGCTCGAGGCTGATTGTTATATTTCTTAGTCATGACGGCACTCAACCTCACTAACTTTGCTTCGGATGGACAACTTCCCATAACTCACATTCTCCCCAACCGGAAGTTCAAATCTTCTAAAATTGCTCCGTTCGCTACAAACATGCAGGTTCAACGTGAGTTTCTTTATATA
Encoded proteins:
- a CDS encoding histidine phosphatase family containing protein yields the protein MPLVNSAFSTTGKRKVSYLEQFGSLIPRTYTLGAEVLTPFGRGQLYELGVSMRMRYGHLLNNFTESNTIPVFRTESQNRMLESSINFAFGFFGNPIEGQYQQVIALVHAGINNTISPWNTCPNANIPAKAFRGLNFVQQWGDVYLKDAVARFKEMAPEVDWTTEDVYSAQKMCAYETVALGYSAFCELFTKEEWDGFDYSHDLGFWYNDAYGSPIGQALGLGWVSELVARLTHTPIEVHNTTTNATMHDNIRFPLNQSIYVDSTHETVFMQIMTALNLTNFASDGQLPITHILPNRKFKSSKIAPFATNMQVQLLSCSSHPEPQIRLIINDGVTPLTTIRGCPEDKDGMCPLKKFVDAQKETIRTSSFDWACYGDWEIEEGWVTTRGMPPSGKPTGHMS